The genomic interval ATCGCCCTTCAGCCGGGCGAGCGCGTCCACGAAATCCTGCCGGACGTAGATGATGGACCCGAGAAGCGACGCCTCCTTGCGGACAAAGACCTGCATCGGCAACCGAGCCTCCTCCGCAAGGCCCAGCGCGACGATGCAGCCCCCCGGCTGCACGCACGCCACTGCCGCGGCGATGGCGTCCGGCGCACCTGCGGCCTCGATGACCACCGCGTACCTATCGGGCGCGAGCTCCGAGACGAGCGCCGTGCGCACGCCCGGCACAATCCTCCGAACGAACGCCAAACGGTCCTCGCGCACGTCCGCCGCCGTCACCCGGGCGCCGAGCGACTGCGCCAGCATGGCGCAGAGCGCGCCCTCCGTGCCGCTGCCCAGGATGAGCACCTCATCGCCCGCGCTGACCCGTGCCCGGTGGACAGCGTGCCAAGCCACGGCGAACGGTTCGACCATCGCGGCCTCCACGTCGCTCACCTCGTCGGGCACCGGCACCGCGTACTTGGCCTCGATCACCCAATCCTCGGCGAATCCCCCCGGCGCGTTGATGCCAATCGACGCCTTCCGGACGCACACGTTCGTCTGCCCGCGGCGACAAGGCACACATTCGCCACAGTAGGTGTTGGGAATGATCACGACGCGATCGCCCGGCGCAAGATCCACGCCTGCCCCCACTTCGACGACGCGGGCCACGAGTTCATGCCCAGGGCGGACGGGATAGCTCGCGTGGCGCAGGTGGCCGTGATACACCTTCGTATCCGAGCCGCAGATGCCGCCCATGATGGTGTGAAGCCGCACCTGACCGTCCCCCGGCGATCCCGCCGCCTCCGCTTCGCACAGGCGCAAGCGCGAAGGCGCTTCCATCACCAGTTGTCGCATGCGCGTTCACCTCGAATCTCGCTCGCACTTCCCCGGCCGGGTTGATTTGAATGTACCATCCGCGGGCGCGATGGCGCCAATGCCATTCTTGCGCCGGGGCGATGCACGGCAGTTATCAGCCCCGCCGCAGGGAACAAAAAGACCCCTGCGGCGGGGCATGCGGAGCCGCAGGGGTGAGTGGGAACTGGATGGGACGGTTGCGAGCGTCAATGACGGATCAGGTAATCGAACGCGCCGAGCGCGGCCGTCGCGCCAGAGCCCATGGAGATGATGATCTGCTTGTACGGCACGTTGGTGCAGTCGCCCGCCGCAAACACGCCCTCGACGCTCGTCTGGCCGCGGCTGTCGACGACAATTTCGCCGAACCGCGTCTTCTCGACGAAATCGCCGAGCCACTCCGTGTTCGGCACGAGGCCGATTTGCACGAACACGCCTTCGAGCTCCAGCTGGTGCTCCTCGCCCGTGGCGCGATCGGCATAGCGAATTCCCGTCACGCGCTCCGTGCCGAGAATCTCCTTCGTCTCGACGTTCGTGAGCACCGTGACGTTGGGCAGACTGAACAGCCGCTTCTGCAAGATCTCATCCGCCTTGAGCTGAGGCAAAAACTCGAGCACGGTGACGTGCGACGCGAGGCCGGCGAGATCGATGGCCGCCTCAATGCCAGAGTTGCCGCCGCCGATCACGGCCACGCGCTTGCCCTGGAAGAGCGGGCCGTCGCAGTGCGGGCAGTAGGCTACACCCTTGGTCTGCAACTCCTTCTCGCCAGGGACGCCGAGGTTGCGCCAGCGGGCACCTGTCGCGATGATGACCGTCTTCGACTTGAGTGTCGCGCCGCTTTCGAGATCGACCTCGATGAGATCGCCTTTTCGCAATTGTTTCGCGCGTTGAGATTTGATAATGTCGATATTGTAATGACGGACATGTTCCTCAAGCTGGGCGGCGAATTTCGGCCCTTCGGTGTACTTCACGCTGATGAAGTTCTCGATGCCGAGCGTGTCGTTCACCTGGCCGCCGAACCGATCCACCACGATGCCAGTTCGGATGCCCTTGCGGGCCGCGTAAATGGCCGCACTCGCGCCCGCGGGGCCGCCGCCAATCACCAGGACATCGTACGGATCGCGCGCATTCAGTTCGGAGACATCCGCTTGGCTGCCGAGCTTCGCGAGGATTTCCTCCACGGACATGCGCCCGCTCTCGAAGAACTCCCCGTTGAGATACACCGTCGGCACCGCCATCACGTTCTTCTCTTCCACTTCCGACTTGAACACGGCGCCGTCGATCATAGTGTGCCGGATGTTCGGATTCAGCACGCTCATCAGGTTGAGGGCCTGCACCACGTCTGGGCAGTTGTGGCAGCTTAAGCTGACGTACGTCTCGAATTCGTACGTGCCCTCGAGGCTCTGAATCTTGCGGATGACCGACTCATCAACCTTGGGCGGCCGACCGCTCACCTGCAAAAGCGCCAGAACGAGCGATGTGAACTCGTGTCCAAGTGGTGCGCCGGCAAACACGATGCCCGTGTCCTCGCCCGGGCGGTTCACGCTGAAGCTCGGACGCCGCGGAAGATCAGCCTCTTCCACGTGAATCTTGGGCGACATCGATTTCAATTCGTTCACGAGCTCCATCATATCGCGGGAGGCGTCGTCGGACCCGGGCGCAACCCGGATCACGACGTCGCCTTCCATGAGCTCGAGATACTGTTTCAGTTGCTCTCGAATTTCATCGTCGAGCACCATGGTCAGGCCAACACCTCCTCAGATCTTGCCGACGAGATCGAGGCTCGGCTTGAGCGTCTTCTCGCCTTCCTTCCACTTCGCCGGGCAGACCTCACCGGGGTGATTGCGCACATACTGTGCGGCCTTCACCTTCGGAATCAGCGTCGACGCGTCGCGGCCGATCCCGTCCGCCGTGATCTCGATGGCCTGGATGACGCCGTCCGGATCGATGAGGAACGTGGCGCGCTCCGCGACCCCCTGGTCCTCGATGAGCACGTCAAAGTTGCGGGAAATCTCGTGCGTCGCGTCGCTGATCATCGTGTAGGTGATCTTCTGAATGGACGGCGACACGTCGTGCCAAGCCTTGTGCACGAAGTGCGTGTCCGTCGAAACGGAGTACACTTCCACGCCGAGCTTCTTCAGCTCGTCATAGTGCTCCTGCAGGTCCTCCAACTCCGTCGGGCACACGAACGAAAAGTCCGCCGGATAGAAGCACAGGATGCTCCACTTGCCCAACAGATCTTGATCCGTCACCTCAATGAACTCGCCGTTACGGTACGCCATGGCCTTGAACGGCTGAATCTTCTTGCCCACGAGAGACATCGACGATCATCCTCCTTCGTAAGGTGAATGTGAGCGGATGTATGTCCTCCGCCGAAGCGGGATGGACCGAATCGGGCTCGTCTCGCGCCGCGAGAGAGCTTTGCAGAATGAGAACATTGAATTATAATCAACTCGTAATGAGTCGTACTTTAGAATCGTTCTCATCTAGGTCGCATTATAAAAAAAGCGAGGACGGTTGTCAAAGGGGATAGAATCGAGTAAAACCACGGATGAAAGGAGGGGGTGACATGCAGGCGCAGAAGGACGCTGTGCAGTTGTTGAAAAATGCCGGCCTGCGCGTGACCCCGCAGCGAGAAGCCATTCTCCAGTTCTTGTTGGACTACGACGGTCATGCGACCGTGGACGATATTTACACGTCACTGCAGGACCGCTTTCCTAGCATGAGCGTATCCACCGTCTACAATACGGTAAAGCAACTGTCGCAGGTGGGACTCGTGAAGGAGATTGGCGTTGGCGAGGGCGCGAGCCGGTTCGACATCAACGTGGAACCCCACCATCACCTGGTCTGCACGCGCTGCGGTGCGCTGTTCGATTTTTACCTGGAGGAGCCGATTCAGTTGTCTGTGCCACCGGAAGCCCGGGGATTTGAGGTTGAGGATTATCACGTCGAGGTCCGCGGAATCTGCCCGAAGTGTAAACAGCAGCAGGTCTCGTGAAATACAACCCTTAAGATTTTTTGGCCCCACTCTGAAAGCCGAGTGGGGCTCACAAACGGCTTCAAGAGAGGCCGCGCATGCGTCATATTTGGTGCAGGACCCTCTCATCACCGGATGCGCTATCGTTTGCAGGCTGTCGTTGTGCAAGATGGCCACTCATCCACCCGCCTACACCGTCGTTTTGTCGTACTTGCGAAGGAACGCACGCAGTGCTCTGTGAAAAGCATCGCGATCCTCCCAAAATGGCAGATGAGAGCTATTCTCGAAAATGTGAAACTCCACTGGACCTGATAGGTTCGCGCAGAACTTTGACATGTATTTAGGTCTCGCCTCGTCCCAGACGCCACAGGCAATAAACGACGGAACACTGATTTCGGCTAGCCTACCTTCTATGGACCAGTCCCTCAGCACACCGGTCACCGGGCCAAACTCGCTGGGGCCCCACATGTGTAGATAGATGTCGAGATTCAGATTGTCCATTGAACGCTTGACAGGTTCAGGCCAAGGCTCTAGCCTACAGAAATGGCGTCTGTAGAACTCGTTCGTCGCCGCAACATACGAGGGATCTCGAAAGTCCTCCTGGTGCTCGCATTCCAAAATCGCGTCTTGCATCCACCCCGGCAGTTGGCATTTCAACTCGTCACACCCCAAAACAAATTCCTCGGAACTGGCGGGAGAACCGCAAATGGAGAGAGAGCGAATCCGCGGCTTGTAATCCACTACGTACTGAAGAGCGAGCCAGCCTCCCCAAGAATGTCCTAACAGATGGAATTTTTGAAGACCTAGCTCGCGCCTTACAACCTCTAATTCTTGGACGAAATGAGATACCGTTAGCTTGCTCACATCCTCAATTGGATCAGACGCGCCGCACCCAAGCTGATCGTAAAATACAATCGGTCGATCTTGGCATAGCTGTGTCAGAGGTTCGAGGTAATCATGAGGCATGCCAGGCCCGCCGTGAACACAAAGAAGCGGAACACCGGGAGTGTCTTCTCCATAAAGCCAATATGCGACTCTGCCCCCCGGCACCTGTATGAACCCTTGCATCACTGTTGATCAGCAACCTT from Alicyclobacillus acidocaldarius subsp. acidocaldarius DSM 446 carries:
- a CDS encoding zinc-dependent alcohol dehydrogenase → MRQLVMEAPSRLRLCEAEAAGSPGDGQVRLHTIMGGICGSDTKVYHGHLRHASYPVRPGHELVARVVEVGAGVDLAPGDRVVIIPNTYCGECVPCRRGQTNVCVRKASIGINAPGGFAEDWVIEAKYAVPVPDEVSDVEAAMVEPFAVAWHAVHRARVSAGDEVLILGSGTEGALCAMLAQSLGARVTAADVREDRLAFVRRIVPGVRTALVSELAPDRYAVVIEAAGAPDAIAAAVACVQPGGCIVALGLAEEARLPMQVFVRKEASLLGSIIYVRQDFVDALARLKGDPALRQAFDKLCAGVWPLEAYAEAYHHALSGKPGKALIAFEGGASR
- the ahpF gene encoding alkyl hydroperoxide reductase subunit F, whose amino-acid sequence is MVLDDEIREQLKQYLELMEGDVVIRVAPGSDDASRDMMELVNELKSMSPKIHVEEADLPRRPSFSVNRPGEDTGIVFAGAPLGHEFTSLVLALLQVSGRPPKVDESVIRKIQSLEGTYEFETYVSLSCHNCPDVVQALNLMSVLNPNIRHTMIDGAVFKSEVEEKNVMAVPTVYLNGEFFESGRMSVEEILAKLGSQADVSELNARDPYDVLVIGGGPAGASAAIYAARKGIRTGIVVDRFGGQVNDTLGIENFISVKYTEGPKFAAQLEEHVRHYNIDIIKSQRAKQLRKGDLIEVDLESGATLKSKTVIIATGARWRNLGVPGEKELQTKGVAYCPHCDGPLFQGKRVAVIGGGNSGIEAAIDLAGLASHVTVLEFLPQLKADEILQKRLFSLPNVTVLTNVETKEILGTERVTGIRYADRATGEEHQLELEGVFVQIGLVPNTEWLGDFVEKTRFGEIVVDSRGQTSVEGVFAAGDCTNVPYKQIIISMGSGATAALGAFDYLIRH
- the ahpC gene encoding alkyl hydroperoxide reductase subunit C; translation: MSLVGKKIQPFKAMAYRNGEFIEVTDQDLLGKWSILCFYPADFSFVCPTELEDLQEHYDELKKLGVEVYSVSTDTHFVHKAWHDVSPSIQKITYTMISDATHEISRNFDVLIEDQGVAERATFLIDPDGVIQAIEITADGIGRDASTLIPKVKAAQYVRNHPGEVCPAKWKEGEKTLKPSLDLVGKI
- a CDS encoding Fur family transcriptional regulator produces the protein MQAQKDAVQLLKNAGLRVTPQREAILQFLLDYDGHATVDDIYTSLQDRFPSMSVSTVYNTVKQLSQVGLVKEIGVGEGASRFDINVEPHHHLVCTRCGALFDFYLEEPIQLSVPPEARGFEVEDYHVEVRGICPKCKQQQVS
- a CDS encoding proline iminopeptidase-family hydrolase, whose product is MQGFIQVPGGRVAYWLYGEDTPGVPLLCVHGGPGMPHDYLEPLTQLCQDRPIVFYDQLGCGASDPIEDVSKLTVSHFVQELEVVRRELGLQKFHLLGHSWGGWLALQYVVDYKPRIRSLSICGSPASSEEFVLGCDELKCQLPGWMQDAILECEHQEDFRDPSYVAATNEFYRRHFCRLEPWPEPVKRSMDNLNLDIYLHMWGPSEFGPVTGVLRDWSIEGRLAEISVPSFIACGVWDEARPKYMSKFCANLSGPVEFHIFENSSHLPFWEDRDAFHRALRAFLRKYDKTTV